GGTTGTTTTATTCTACCAGAATGTTTTCCGAACTTAGGCCTTTCAAAGTAAAGTTCTAATTTGGTAAGTATAGTAGCCCAAAAGCCTTTGAATGGAAGCCAAGGAAAATGTTTCTCTAGGGCCCTTCTGAAGGCTTCATTTATAACTGAATAACTGTCAACAATTGTACCATCAAAGTCAAAGCCAATTATCATTAGTCTTTCCCCCTATTCTTGTTTGACTCCTCACATTAACCAACTATTACCTACCTTTAAGTTTTGCTCTCCATAAAGCATATATTTTAGTGCGACGAAATGTTTAGATGATGATTTCAAAAAGGTGATAGAAATGGGGAGACACTATATCCCAAACTCAGCCCATAAGGAAGAGATGCTCAAAGAGATCGGGTTCAAGAGTATCGAGGATCTCTTTTCAGATGTGCCTAAGGGATTCGTAAAGGAGTTCAATCTTCCAGAAGGCAAAAGCGAATACGAAATCTTTCTTGAGATGAATGAGATACTCAACAAGAACAAGACTATTTTAGAGATGCCCACTTTCCTAGGTGCTGGTGCGTATTTCCACTACGTACCTGCTCACGTAAAGTATCTCATTGAGAGAAGCGAATTCATAACTTCATATACTCCGTATCAAGCCGAAATAAGTCAAGGAATGCTACAGGCCCTTTTTGAATACCAGAGTTTAGTTGGAGAACTTGTTGGTCTAGAAATAGTTAATGCTTCTATGTATGACTGGGGAACAGCCATGGCTGAGGCAGCGTTGATGAGCGCTCGTGTTACGAAAAAGGAGAAATTTATAGTTCCAACACATCTCCATCCCGAAAGGAAAAAAGTTCTTCACACCTACACTGCAGGACCGGGTCTTGAGATTGAGTACGTCAAGTGGAATGAGAGAGGACAATTAGATGTAGAGAATCTTAAGGAAAAAGTTGAAGGCGCAGCAGGAGTTTACGTTGAGATTCCAAACTTCTTTGGATTGATTGAGGAACAAGTAAAGGAAATTGGGGAAATTGCTCATGATGCTGGGGCTTTATTTGTAGTTGGTGTTGATCCAACTATTCTTGGGGTAATTAAAGCACCAGGAAACCTAGGAGCGGATATTGTCGTAGGAGAAGCATCATTTTTAGGCAGTGCCTTAAACTTTGGAGGTCCAAGGGCAGGTATTCTGGCAGTTAGAAATGACAAGAAATTGATTAGACAAATGCCTGGAAGAGTAATAGGGATGACAAAGGACGCAGAAGGAAAGAGAGCATTTGTCATGACCTTACAAACCAGGGAACAACACATTAGAAGGGCCAAAGCAACCTCGAACATCTGTTCAAATGAAGCTTTAGTGGCTGTTGCAGCAGCGATACATATGGCGACACTTGGACCAAAAGGCCTACAACAACTTGGCGAGATAATTTTAAAGAATACAGCTTACTTTAAAGAGCGTATAAGTGAAGTAGCTGAGATTCCTTTTGATGGCATCAATTTCAAAGATGTACTTGTTAGATTCGAGGTACCTTATGACATAATTCATGAAGAGCTTTTAAAGAGAAACATTCACGGGGGCTTCTACTTAAGACCTCACTTCCAGGAGTTGGGAGAAAGTGCATTGTTTGCAGTAACTGAGACTACAAGAAAAGAATGGATCGAAATTCTAATCGAAAATCTAAAAGAAATAATAAACATGGCGCGGTTATGAGGTGATAAAAATGTTTAGACAAGCAAAATGGGAAGAGCCCCTTATTTTTGAGCTCTCTAAACCTGGAAGGGTCGGTTTCACACTTCCAGCTCCTATTGAGGATATCAAAATTCAAATTCCAGAGTATTTGAAAAGGGATCAACTAGAATTGCCCGAATTAAGTGAACCAGAGATAGTTAGACACTATACCCGACTTAGCGAAATGAATTATGGTGTGGACAGTGGCATGTACCCCCTTGGCTCATGTACTATGAAATATAACCCCAAGATTAATGAAGAGTTTGCAAACCACCCAAAAGCAACCCTTATACACCCATATCAAGATGAAAGAACAGTTCAAGGTGCTCTACAAATAATGTGGGAACTTGAACAGTGGTTAAAGGAAATTACTGGAATGGATCGTTTTACTTTGCAGCCAGCTGCTGGAGCAAACGGTGAATTTGCTGGGGTCATGATAATAAGAGCTTACCACCTAGACAAAGGAGAAACGCAAAGAAACGAAATAATCGTGCCGGACTCTGCTCATGGTACAAACCCTGCAAGTGCTGCTATGGCTGGATTTAAAGTTATAGAGATTCCTTCCAATGAGCAGGGCATGGTAGATTTGGAGGCCCTAGAGAATGCAGTTAGTGAAAGAACTGCAGGGATAATGCTTACAAATCCGAATACTCTTGGGATATTCGAAGAGGATATCCTCGAAATAGCAAAGATAGTTCACAAAGCTGGAGGTTTACTTTATTATGATGGCGCAAACTTAAATGGGATATTAGGAAAAATAAGACCTGGAGACATGGGATTTGACGTTGTCCATATAAACCTCCACAAGACATTTTCAACACCTCACGGAGGAGGAGGTCCTGGAGCTGGTCCTGTTGGAGTAAAAGAGCATCTTGTAGAGTACCTTCCAGTACCACTCGTCGAATTTGATGGAGAAAAATACTATCTTAATTACGACCTTCCAAAAAGTATTGGGAAAGTTAAGGAATTCTATGGAAATTTCACTGTCCTAGTTAGGGCCCTAACCTATCTCAAAATGATGGGAAGAGAAGGGTTAAAAGAAGTCTCTGAAATTGCTGTTCTCAATGCCAACTATCTTACTCAAAAGCTAAAGGGAACCAAAGGATATGAACTACCGCACAAAGAGCTGAGAAAACACGAAGTAGTATTTTCCGCTGAACCAATGAAAAAAGATACTGGCGTAAAGACTTTGGACGTAGCAAAGCGCTTGCTTGACTTTGGGCTACATGCACCAACGATTTACTTCCCACTAATAGTCCACGAAGCTTTGATGATTGAGCCAACCGAAACAGTAAGCAAAGAAGATCTTGATGCTTATGTTGAAGCCCTTAAGCAGATAAGCGAGGAGGCTTACACTAACCCTGAAATTGTAAAAACCGCACCCCACAACACTGCTGTTAGACGCGTTGACGATGTTTTAGCAGCTAAGAAGCCCATAATTACATGGCGCATGTACAAACAACTAAAGGAGAAAGGAGA
The sequence above is drawn from the Thermococcus sp. EP1 genome and encodes:
- the gcvPA gene encoding aminomethyl-transferring glycine dehydrogenase subunit GcvPA; the encoded protein is MGRHYIPNSAHKEEMLKEIGFKSIEDLFSDVPKGFVKEFNLPEGKSEYEIFLEMNEILNKNKTILEMPTFLGAGAYFHYVPAHVKYLIERSEFITSYTPYQAEISQGMLQALFEYQSLVGELVGLEIVNASMYDWGTAMAEAALMSARVTKKEKFIVPTHLHPERKKVLHTYTAGPGLEIEYVKWNERGQLDVENLKEKVEGAAGVYVEIPNFFGLIEEQVKEIGEIAHDAGALFVVGVDPTILGVIKAPGNLGADIVVGEASFLGSALNFGGPRAGILAVRNDKKLIRQMPGRVIGMTKDAEGKRAFVMTLQTREQHIRRAKATSNICSNEALVAVAAAIHMATLGPKGLQQLGEIILKNTAYFKERISEVAEIPFDGINFKDVLVRFEVPYDIIHEELLKRNIHGGFYLRPHFQELGESALFAVTETTRKEWIEILIENLKEIINMARL
- the gcvPB gene encoding aminomethyl-transferring glycine dehydrogenase subunit GcvPB; translated protein: MFRQAKWEEPLIFELSKPGRVGFTLPAPIEDIKIQIPEYLKRDQLELPELSEPEIVRHYTRLSEMNYGVDSGMYPLGSCTMKYNPKINEEFANHPKATLIHPYQDERTVQGALQIMWELEQWLKEITGMDRFTLQPAAGANGEFAGVMIIRAYHLDKGETQRNEIIVPDSAHGTNPASAAMAGFKVIEIPSNEQGMVDLEALENAVSERTAGIMLTNPNTLGIFEEDILEIAKIVHKAGGLLYYDGANLNGILGKIRPGDMGFDVVHINLHKTFSTPHGGGGPGAGPVGVKEHLVEYLPVPLVEFDGEKYYLNYDLPKSIGKVKEFYGNFTVLVRALTYLKMMGREGLKEVSEIAVLNANYLTQKLKGTKGYELPHKELRKHEVVFSAEPMKKDTGVKTLDVAKRLLDFGLHAPTIYFPLIVHEALMIEPTETVSKEDLDAYVEALKQISEEAYTNPEIVKTAPHNTAVRRVDDVLAAKKPIITWRMYKQLKEKGEVDY